One window from the genome of Eucalyptus grandis isolate ANBG69807.140 chromosome 7, ASM1654582v1, whole genome shotgun sequence encodes:
- the LOC104425969 gene encoding probable serine/threonine-protein kinase PBL3, with amino-acid sequence MGNCCGSRKKEEKSETPLTTTSGGLNLTQSSIHSSTALSPSVQPRGEKCRPVSLPTPRSEGDILSSPHLKAFTYSELKNATRNFRNDSLIGEGGFGYVYKGWIDVQTLGPARPGCGMVVAIKKLKPEGFQGHKEWLAEVNYLGQLHHPNLVKLIGYCLDGDNRLLVYEYMPRGSLENHLFRRGAQPLSWAIRIKVAIGAARGLSFLHESEQQVIYRDFKASNILLDLEYNAKLSDFGLAKAGPTGDRTHVSTQVMGTQGYAAPEYIATGRLTARCDVYSFGVVLLELLSGRRTVDKSKVGVEQNLVDWAKPYLRDKRKLYRIMDVKLEGQYPQKGAFMAAFLAFECIGDAKHRPSMTEVLARLEKIPVPKESTATARQEKQFGSSSPGLRSPLQRNCPSPAVRTPRGSSPLITPRTPPSTMRSPRH; translated from the exons ATGGGCAATTGCTGCGGCTCGCgcaagaaggaagagaagtcgGAGACGCCGCTAACTACCACCTCCG GAGGTTTAAACCTTACTCAGAGCAGTATCCACTCTTCAACTGCTTTGAGTCCAAGTGTTCAACCTCGAGGTGAAAAGTGCAGACCTGTAAGTCTCCCCACTCCAAGATCTGAAGGTGACATACTATCATCTCCGCATTTAAAAGCTTTCACGTACAGTGAGCTTAAGAATGCCACAAGAAACTTCCGTAATGATAGCCTCATTGGAGAAGGGGGCTTTGGCTACGTGTACAAAGGGTGGATTGATGTGCAAACCCTTGGTCCTGCAAGGCCAGGATGTGGAATGGTTGTTGCTATCAAGAAGCTAAAGCCTGAGGGTTTTCAGGGTCACAAAGAGTGGTTG GCAGAAGTGAATTACCTTGGTCAACTTCATCATCCAAATCTGGTCAAACTTATTGGGTACTGCTTGGATGGTGATAATCGACTTTTAGTGTATGAGTATATGCCCAGGGGAAGTCTCGAAAATCATCTATTCCGGA GGGGTGCCCAGCCACTTTCCTGGGCAATAAGAATCAAAGTTGCTATAGGTGCTGCTCGGGGGCTCTCCTTTCTTCACGAATCAGAGCAACAAGTCATATATCGTGATTTTAAGGCTTCCAATATTCTGCTGGATTTG GAATATAATGCAAAACTTTCAGACTTTGGCTTGGCAAAGGCAGGCCCCACTGGTGATCGGACTCATGTTTCAACTCAAGTGATGGGTACTCAAGGTTATGCTGCTCCTGAATATATAGCAACAG GGCGTTTGACTGCACGGTGTGATGTGTACAGCTTTGGGGTTGTGCTGCTGGAGTTGCTCTCAGGACGTCGCACTGTCGATAAATCAAAAGTCGGGGTGGAGCAAAATCTCGTGGATTGGGCTAAACCATATTTAAGAGATAAGCGGAAGCTATACCGCATAATGGACGTGAAATTGGAGGGGCAGTATCCTCAAAAGGGAGCATTTATGGCCGCATTCCTTGCCTTTGAGTGTATTGGTGATGCCAAACATCGACCTTCAATGACCGAGGTCCTGGCGAGACTAGAGAAGATTCCAGTGCCAAAAGAGTCGACGGCCACTGCTAGACAGGAGAAGCAGTTCGGCTCCTCATCTCCAGGACTGAGATCTCCATTGCAACGCAACTGCCCTTCGCCGGCTGTCAGGACGCCAAGAGGATCATCCCCGTTGATAACGCCGAGAACCCCGCCCTCCACCATGAGATCGCCTCGTCACTGA
- the LOC104425970 gene encoding transcription factor PRE3, with amino-acid sequence MSSRRSRSRQSGSSGISDDQIIDLVSKLQQLLPEIRNRRSDKVSAAKVLQETCNHIRSLHREVDDLSERLSELLANSDSDQAAVIRNLLMQ; translated from the exons ATGTCTAGCAGGAGGTCAAGATCGAGACAATCCGGAAGCTCCGGAATCAGCGATGACCAGATCATCGACCTCGTCTCCAAGTTGCAGCAACTCCTCCCCGAAATCCGTAACCGTCGCTCCGACAAG GTATCAGCAGCGAAGGTTCTGCAAGAGACGTGCAACCACATAAGAAGCTTGCACAGAGAGGTCGACGATCTGAGCGAGCGGCTCTCGGAGCTGCTGGCCAACAGCGACAGCGACCAAGCTGCTGTCATCAGGAACCTACTCATGCAGTAG
- the LOC104425971 gene encoding RINT1-like protein MAG2 — MDPTPTAPPLPPVSGLSRAVISFLDGELRERGALSLASGLAADLETQCRDLDRSLVQVRSRLEVHLAAYSSFSDRVHGSLSGITAKFAELLSLVAAFDPLSDGGGGKRILGEELPALAKEVARVETVRAYAETALKLDSLIGDVEEAVSSTLKRKHSFAQSSEEVRMHAIRTLNEIEDVITQVSKLRPRWTHLVCAVDHRIDRALAILRPQAIADHRAFLSSLGWPPPLSTSTSANPDAGRLPAVPNPLLTMQGDLKRQYCENFLSLCHLQELQRRRRSRQLEGSNREIALHQPLWAIEELVNPVSLASERHFSKWIDKPEFVFALVYKITRDYVDSMDDLLQPLVDKAMLAGYSCREEWIASMVSALSTYLAKEIFPLYASQLEEESVNGVRSKARTSWLHLIDLMISFDKQIRSLIANSGISFSLMDESNVQKLSSLSVFCDRPDWVELWAEIELSDTLDKLKADVDNERNWTKKVQGAVLMSGPEDYKSPLVSDFFLRRLSSVVDRSRSLPDVPLRSKFLKLVGAPIIQKFLDCLLVRCQEAEGLTALTDDSALVKVANSVNAARYVESVLREWCEDVFFIEMGLGEGDEPGKSQAEEADFDGTVYGPGSGVFDKEIRKLKEFGVEWVEKISVVVLRGFDVSSRDYIRNRKQWQEKSEEGSTVSRTLVDALDHLQGKMSVIEDSLNGMDFVTVWRKVAEGVDQSISNGLLLSNMKFYNGGVERLSSDMEVLFGVFRTWCLRPEGFFPRVCEGLKLLRMGEKQLKDILAGGLERFREEGISHLRVFEAEKIAKNRVFTS, encoded by the exons ATGGATCCGACGCCGACCGCGCCGCCTCTGCCCCCGGTCTCCGGCCTATCGCGCGCCGTGATCTCCTTCCTCGACGGCGAGCTCCGCGAGCGGGGAGCTTTGTCGCTGGCGAGCGGCCTCGCTGCGGACCTCGAGACGCAGTGCCGCGATCTGGACCGGAGCTTGGTGCAAGTGAGGTCGAGGCTCGAAGTGCATCTCGCGGCTTACAGTTCGTTCTCCGATCGCGTTCACGGCTCCCTCAGTGGCATCACTGCCAAGTTCGCCGAGCTCCTCTCGCTGGTCGCCGCGTTCGATCCTCTGTCAG atggaggaggagggaagagaATACTGGGAGAAGAGTTGCCAGCACTGGCTAAGGAGGTGGCAAGGGTGGAGACGGTGCGAGCGTATGCCG AGACAGCATTAAAGCTGGACAGTTTGATCGGTGATGTTGAGGAAGCTGTTTCTTCGACTTTGAAAAGAAAGCATTCATTTGCACAAAGTTCTGAA GAAGTGCGCATGCATGCTATAAGAACACTCAACGAAATAGAAGATGTTATAACTCAAGTCTCAAAGCTACGCCCTCGATGGACACATCTTGTGTGTGCAGTTGATCACAGAATCGATCGGGCTCTGGCCATTTTGAGACCGCAGGCCATTGCAGATCACCGGGCCTTCCTCTCTTCACTTGGATGGCCACCACCTCTTTCCACTTCGACTTCTGCAAATCCAGATGCAGGGAGATTACCAGCGGTCCCAAATCCTCTATTAACGATGCAAGGGGATCTCAAGCGCCAATACTGTGAAAATTTTCTCTCCTTATGCCACCTTCAGGAGttgcagagaagaagaagatctcgCCAACTTGAAGGAAGTAATCGGGAAATCGCTCTCCATCAACCACTTTGGGCAATTGAGGAGCTTGTAAATCCTGTATCACTTGCATCCGAACGTCATTTTTCGAAGTGGATTGATAAACCAGAATTTGTTTTTGCTCTTGTTTATAAGATAACAAGGGATTATGTGGATTCTATGGATGACTTGTTGCAACCGCTGGTTGACAAAGCAATGCTAGCAGGGTACAGCTGCAGAGAAGAATGGATTGCCTCGATGGTTTCTGCCTTGTCCACATACTTGGCGAAAGAGATATTCCCCCTCTATGCCAGCCAACTGGAAGAAGAGAGCGTTAATGGTGTTAGATCGAAAGCGAGAACATCATGGCTTCATCTCATTGACTTGATGATTTCTTTCGATAAACAAATAAGATCCCTCATAGCTAATTCTGGGATCTCATTCTCTCTTATGGATGAAAGCAACGTGCAGAAGCTTTCCTCTTTATCTGTCTTCTGTGATCGACCTGATTGGGTTGAGTTATGGGCAGAAATTGAGCTCAGCGACACGCTGGACAAGTTGAAAGCTGATGTTGATAATGAGAGAAATTGGACAAAGAAAGTTCAGGGAGCTGTTCTTATGTCTGGTCCAGAAGATTACAAGTCGCCCCTTGTTTCAGATTTCTTTCTTCGACGATTATCATCTGTTGTGGATCGCTCACGGTCACTACCCGACGTTCCTCTCAGGTCTAAGTTTCTCAAGTTAGTTGGTGCACCTATAATACAGAAGTTTTTGGATTGCTTGCTTGTCAGGTGCCAAGAAGCTGAAGGACTGACTGCATTGACAGATGACAGTGCCCTTGTTAAAGTAGCCAATTCTGTTAATGCTGCGCGCTATGTTGAATCTGTTTTGAGAGAATGGTGTGAAGATGTCTTTTTTATCGAGATGGGGTTGGGGGAAGGTGATGAACCTGGAAAGTCGCAAGCAGAAGAGGCTGATTTTGATGGAACGGTGTATGGACCAGGAAGTGGTGTTTTCGACAAGGAGATTAGGAAGTTGAAAGAATTTGGAGTCGAATGGGTTGAGAAGATATCGGTTGTTGTCTTGAGGGGTTTCGATGTTAGCTCTAGAGATTACATTAGAAACAGGAAACAGTGGCAGGAAAAGTCTGAAGAAGGTTCAACAGTGTCTAGGACTTTGGTCGATGCCCTCGATCATTTGCAGGGTAAAATGTCAGTAATAGAGGACAGCTTAAACGGGATGGACTTTGTCACGGTGTGGAGGAAAGTGGCTGAAGGGGTGGATCAGTCTATTTCAAATGGTCTTCTACTGAGtaacatgaaattttacaaCGGAGGTGTGGAGAGGCTAAGTAGCGACATGGAAGTCTTGTTCGGGGTATTTCGCACTTGGTGTCTACGCCCTGAAGGCTTTTTTCCGAGAGTATGTGAAGGTTTGAAGTTGCTCAGGATGGGAGAGAAACAACTGAAAGATATCCTAGCAGGAGGACTGGAAAGGTTTAGGGAGGAAGGCATTAGTCATTTGAGAGTCTTCGAGGCAGAAAAGATTGCGAAGAACCGGGTCTTCACGAGCTGA